A window of the Salvelinus alpinus chromosome 25, SLU_Salpinus.1, whole genome shotgun sequence genome harbors these coding sequences:
- the LOC139553752 gene encoding cell cycle control protein 50A-like, translating into MIASSYNAKEEDGHQPGATGHVGAGTMTNKKPDNTAFKQQRLPAWQPILTAGTVLPAFFVIGLIFIPIGVGLFVTSNNIKEFEIDYTGVDMSNPCYNCSQNYSWNNTKSCTCSVPFSLDQPFESNVFMYYGLSNFYQNHRRYVKSRDDSQLNGDKTSLQIPSKECEPYRSSDKPIAPCGAIANSLFNDTLDLYYIDPNGSRTAIPLVKKGIAWWTDKHVKFRNPSGNNNLTVVFQGTSKPVNWRKPVFELDPSDSDNNGFINEDFIVWMRTAALPTFRKLYRIIQKKPNNMTPTLPRGEYILEVTYNYPVRSFDGRKRMILSTISWMGGKNPFLGIAYITVGSVCFCLGLVLLSIHYRYGKRNNSADISS; encoded by the exons ATGATAGCGTCTAGCTACAACGCTAAGGAAGAGGACGGACACCAGCCTGGTGCTACGGGCCATGTAGGCGCAGGAACTATGACAAATAAAAAGCCGGACAACACTGCGTTCAAACAGCAAAGACTGCCCGCTTGGCAACCTATTTTGACAGCGGGCACTGTTCTTCCTGCTTTCTTTGTAATTGGTCTCATCTTCATCCCCATCGGCGTTGGGCTTTTCGTGACGTCAAACAACATCAAAGAGTTcgag ATTGATTACACTGGTGTTGACATGTCAAATCCGTGCTACAACTGTTCTCAAAACTACAGCTGGAACAACACAAAGTCATGTACCTGTTCTGTACCCTTCTCTCTGGATCAACCATTTGAG AGCAACGTCTTCATGTACTACGGATTGTCCAACTTTTATCAGAATCACAGACGCTATGTGAAGTCCAGAGATGACAGCCAGTTAAACGGAGATAAGACTTCTCTACAG ATCCCCAGCAAGGAATGTGAGCCGTACCGCAGCAGTGACAAGCCAATTGCTCCATGTGGTGCTATCGCCAATAGCCTCTTCAATG ACACTCTGGATCTCTATTACATTGACCCCAATGGCTCCAGAACCGCAATTCCTCTGGTAAAGAAGGGTATTGCATGGTGGACGGACAAGCATGTCAAATTCAGGAACCCCAGTGGAAACAACAACCTCACTGTAGTTTTCCAAG GCACAAGCAAACCTGTGAACTGGAGAAAGCCTGTCTTTGAGCTGGACCCATCAGACTCTGACAACAATGGCTTCATCAATGAGGATTTCATTGTGTGGATGAGGACCGCTGCTCTGCCCACCTTCCGCAAGCTGTATCGCATCATCCAGAAGAAGCCCAACAACATGACCCCCACGCTGCCCCGAGGAGAATACATCCTGGAGGTCACCTACA ATTACCCTGTGCGGAGCTTCGATGGGAGGAAGCGCATGATCCTGAGCACCATCTCCTGGATGGGTGGCAAAAACCCCTTCCTGGGCATTGCTTACATCACTGTGGGCTCTGTCTGCTTCTGCCTGGGCTTAGTCCTCCTCAGCATCCACTACAGATATGGCAAACGTAACAACAGTGCAGATATTTCCAGTTGA